GGTCACAAAAAATCATCCTTAAGGCAATCTGACAACAGATGATTGCAGATCttctcaaaatgtgttttttttttatctactctGAATATTTCATAATGTGCAACAGTGaccagaagcagaaaaaaactacacttCCCAATGTTTTATTGAGTCTTCAATTATTGGATCATGTGGTAattcaaaaagacaaaacatgggttgttgttgtttctgttgGCATGTTAACACAGGGATGTTTGCATTTAGATCAAAGCGCCTCTGTGCTGAAAGCGCTCATTCATGATTGTGAAGCGCTTTCatttttctctgctcttttaTAGCTTTCGctgaaaaaacatgacaaatgtgCTCCCATCCACACGTGCCACTGCTCCTGGGTGATCGGAAATACTGAAGGCTTTTTCTTCCGATAGGCTTCCTTCAAATGTTCCGGGAATTTATCTATTCTTTActtattttcagactttttttttttgaagcatcACTTCTGATACCAAGTTGTAACTCATCTACTGAAGATTGCTGCTTAAACTGATGGGGTTTCTCTGTCATTTGACTGGATGAGCTGTATTGTACCTCAGCATGAATCTTTCATCCTTTCTTTAGGTCTAGAGAACAAGATAGATCCATCAGAAGACGCGATGTCGTTCTGAGTTCTCTCATCCCTCCTGCGCTTGCAAGAATGAACGCACACTGGCAGCTGCAGATCAGAGCAGCTCATTTCCGGCACGCTCCCTCTGACATTACATCCGCTACAGCCGAAAGACAGTTTTAATGGTAAACTGGTCTGCGGAGAAGCATCATCTCTTTACAATCGCCCAAGAAATGAAGTTGCTAAGCAACCTTTGGCCTTGATGATATGAAATTATGTAATGGTtagaagacaaaacaaaagcagacaaaCAGAGAAGGTGGAGGACAGTCTGAGCACATGCAGTTACACCCATGTATGCGTGTTTGAGCCTCTCTGGATGGCAGATGACAGCAATATAGAGTTTTTAATGATAATCTGCCCATGGGTTGAAGGAATATGATAATCTTCTCTAATGGTCTCACTGATCTCTGAGTCCATTAAAGGTGactggacacacacacactgacacacaaaacCAGACAGCACATGGACTGACTGAACTGTGCTTTTAAGTACCGCTGTTTGAGGATAAATACATCTGCTGCTCTGTTGTATCTCAGTCCTAAAGCTCTTTTATAAACCTGTCTCCTCTCAGTTTCCTGTGATCCAGCATCCCTGCCATCTTTTGTTCAAGGtgcacaactacacacacaatGCAGTTTATTGCTGTGTGCTCTGAGGGCAGATGGGGAAAGCAGAGTGGCATTTTGGGGCTgaggcagacagaaaaaagggatCTTTACCGCTAATCTTTTTTAGTCACAGGTTTCAGGACGCGGAGCGCCACACAGTGTTCATTCTGCATCACAGCACATTTCTCTGTGTGgctctttgctttaataattaATGCTTATAATTCAATTAACTGTCAGAAGCACTGAAATGCCGTGTCTTTGTGGAACGTCTTTGGAGATCATCAGTGTGCAGTTGCAGTCACTCTCTAATTATTCAGCTATCCATCTTCAAAGGTGCTGCCAGTGTCACAAAGACACATGTGGCATGCATTATTTATGCAGACTTCATTAATCACCACTTACACTTCAGATTTGAGAAAAATACTTCTGCATGTGAAGTTcaagaggaaagaaaaacaaaaccgtagaagttgcttttattttatcttttagggATTTTACGTTTCTGACCTTTTAAAGTCTATCTTTGAGTTATCTTGGAGAgaataataaaagcataaaaggaagacttaaaaggaaaaatacattttaaagaatcTAATTAGGTTGGAATAATTTGACTTCTCAGTCCAAGAtcagaagtttttctttttagagaatTGTGCAATATTTTGCATCTTAGGCTCATAATAAACATATAAATGTAATAGTCTATGGTATTTATGGTAATATACACTTTAATTCTGATCGTCAGGTAAAACGCCATTGCAATAAAAAGATaccctttattttaaaagacataTTCAAAGCTTTAAGTGTTGTCTTTGACATGAAATGTCTAATTGTATTCACACGGAAGACAAGCATTTCTCTGTGtataaattttatttgtcattacCCAACCAGATTCCAAATACAAAGCACATCAGACATTAATTAggtcaatacattttaataaaagaaaacatttgcatgAACTGTTCTGCAACCAGTCACATTTCCAGGTGACTCCATTTTTACATTgtagaacaaacacacacacacacacacaacaaatgtACACATCTGGAACAAAAATGACTCAATATTAAATAAGCACATCCTTGATTTTTACAATCCAGCCTGGCATAAACCCAAATGTCTGCTTAAACGCCACAAACAAAAGCaatcatgtttttaatatttagctCATTAGTCATTCATTTAGAAACATTTCCAAAGTTTCCTATGGAAGCAGAGGATTTAGCCAAGTAGATAAGCAACATTTACTTGTTAATTTCCACTACAGTGATCAAAAAAGATTGCCCTTAGAAACAAATGGAATTTAAATGGCTCTTAAAGcaaattttgtttaatatttatgCCCTAAAAACACAAGGTGTGTGCAAAGCTAACTAATGAGAAACTGCAAAGCTACAGTTCATTTCTATTTACAAACAAATCCAAAGGAGAAAAGAGCATTTCTCCCATAAAAGAAGCATTTGTATCCCTGAGTGCATTTGTTATTCCTATCATTAGGATTTGGTGTTCCGTTATCAGTTATAATGCTCTGTCTGAACAGCGCTTCACAGCATCACCGCAGTTTTCAAGGGCCAAAGTCAGCaaagatgcttttaaaaaaaacaaagaacatcaGCAGTTGTCCTGACGTacttcaggaaaaaacaaaggacAAGGCCGGCTCACAGCAGCAACATGTTTCTGAAGAGCAAACCAACCGTCCAGAAGGAAAACCTCTTCTTCTAGCAGTACATGAACCAGAACGGCCGTTTCCAGAAAGATCCGCTCTTAAAGGACAGTGTGTTAGCATGGAGGAACCTCCTCTTCTTTGTCCATCTTCTTTTCATCCTCCTCTGTCTCCTtgtctttattctttttgtgtttctttttcttgtgtttgtgcgTTTTGGGCTCTCCTTCTTTGTCCTGGCTGCTGTGCTTTTTGtgcttcttgtgttttttgtgtttcttgtgtttcttcttcttcttgtccgtggtggtggtggtggctGAGCTACTGTGGTTGCTCATGGTGGGGCTGCGGGACGGCTGGCTGACTGACAGTTGGCTGAGGGAGGGGCTGATGCTCCTGCCGCTCCTCCCCCCCTCCGCCTCCGAGCCCTCACCTTCACTGTAATCGGGCACAAAGGCCGCCTCATCAGTCTCCCGTGTCAGGTCGGAGCATAAGCGCTGTCGCTTGGGCTCTGGGCCACGACTCCCCTcttgtcctcctcctctgctctcaACTGCTCTCTCCTCTTTCCCTGTCACTCCTCGCCCTTCCTCTCTTTCCCctcttctctcctcctctcttcctGAAGATTTCTTCTCCTCTTTTGCCCCTCTGCCCTCATCCTTGGTAACTTTGGCTTTGACTTGCTTGCTGGAGTCTGTTTGTGAAGTCCTGACACCTTTACCCTCATCCCTCGCTGatttccttttcttctcctctctacccactcctctcctctcctcccttGAAACCTCTCGGTACTCGCTCCTGATGGGTTTAGCGGCTTCAGAGAGCACCTCTCTGACCTGACTCCTATGCTTTACAGGTGAAGGCTCCTTGATGGCTGCAGGGAGAACATCTTCCTGgccctcttcatcatcttctttCTCCCATTTGGAGCGAGGAGGAGGCTGAATGAGCGGCTCCAGGTTGGCCGGGCTGACACTTGGGCTGCTGGAAGGGCTGGATGAGGGCGGCTTTACTGGTTTGGAGGTTACGCTCTTCAGCTCTTTCTCAGAATTCTGATTCTTTTCTTGGCTTGGTCTAATAATAAAGAGAAAACTCGTGAAgtgacaacaaaaacagaaagtttttattcaaattaaaagtatGACTTATATGATGAATCAATTATTTTCAGTTCCAAAGCAAACATGATTTTGTTTCTaaactaaactctttattttCTTAGTTTAATTCACAAATCCCCATGACCTTAAACTAAGAGCAGCAAATCTTGAGTAGGAAATCAGAACATCAGGGGAGCTGAACCAATTATTCatccaaaaacaattaaataaactgaCCCGGTAAAAGTTAAGTTCTAAATGAAAGCACAGCAAACTCACCTGGTTGAAGAGACCGCGTGGCTCGACAGAGCCTTTCGGCTGAGCCTTGGTTTACTCTTCACAGACATCGGTTGTCGATCTTTCACGCCTGTCAGATTGGAATCGATTTATGAAATGGGTTCAATGAATACAGAATTAAATGGCACATGAGAAAATTAATCTTCAAATTACCTTCCCTGACGGGAGCAGATGATTTCTCTCCTTTAAGGCCACTCCTCTCTGTTCTGTCACTGGATGTACTTCTGGGAAATGAGAAAATATAATTACActtcttaaaatgtgtttaaagagAGAGTCAGCAAAGCAAGCTTTCTCTTATCCAAGGATGTGATGGCATTGTGACAAgcagcaaaaatagaaaataataacCTGTCAGATTTAGCGGCTTTGTCTGAGCTCTCCCCTCTCTCCTTGGAGGACACACTAGGTCTCTCCTGATGGTCAGACGGCCTCCTAGTTATGGCAGATTTCTCGCCAATAGTCATCTTATCTAAACAGACCGACCTGCCTCCTCCACTTCCACTATTggagttctttttttctggttttgctGACTTCTCAACCTCTTTGTCTCTGTCCACTGCTGCTTTCTCCAAGCCAGTACTAGAGaccttgtctttttctttagaCCCCACAAGTCGGTCCTTGTCAAAAGCAGATCGATCTCGTCCTCTTTCTGAAGCAGAAGCTTTATCTTGATCTCGATCTGAAACAGATTTATCTTGATCTCTTTCTGCAGTAGAGGGTCTTTCTCGATCCCTTCCAGAACCCGAAGCTCTATCTCGATCTCTTTCTGACGCAGATGGCTTTTCCCGATCTCTTTCTGAAGCGGATAACCTATCTCGATCTCTTTCGGAAGCAGAAGGTCTATCACGCTCCCTTTCTGAAGCGGGAGGTCTTTCACGCTCCTTTTCTGAAGCGGAAGGTCTCTCTCTATCTTTTTCTGAAGTGGTAGGTCTCTCTCGATCCTTTTCTGAAGTGGAAGATCTCTCTCGATCCCTTTCTGAAGCGGAAGATCTATCCCTGTCTCTCTCTGAAGTGGCAGACCTATCTTTCTCTGAAGTGGAAGGTCTATCACGCTCCCTTTCTGAAGTGGAAGGTTTTTCTCGATCCCTTTCTAGGGTGGAAGGTCTCTCTCGATCCCTTTCTAGGGTGGAAGGTCTCTCTCGATCCCTTTCTAGGATGGATGGTCTCTCTCGATCCCTTTCTAGAGTGGAAGGTCTCTCTCGATCCCTTTCTAGAGTGGAAGGTCTCTCTCGATCCCTTTCAGAAGCAGAAAGTCTATCTCGGTCAATGTCTGAGCTGTGACGTTTGTCTCCTCCGGCTCCTGGTCTGTCTCTGGAGACAGGCCTTTCTACAGATGCTGATGGATCTTTTCGTTCATTTTCTCCAGCTGGACTGACTCCATTTCCTTCAGAAACAATGGAAGCAGCCGAACGATCTAACGTGGAGTTGGTTATCTTATCTAGACCAAAGGGTGCTTTGTCCAAGGATGTTGCCTCTGTGCTACCTCTTCTCCCCAGATCTCTGTTCAACTTGATCCTcctcattggtttctgtgaacaaaaacagaacaatgcAACTCTTGAGTTTTAAAAGACAACAGAACACCATTTTGATTGCAATGAGATGTTGAATTCTTCCACAAACATACTGACCGGAATGTCCATCAAAGGTCTAATGGCTGATCGATCCGAATCACCCCGGACCAGGTCACGACTCACTTGCATAGGAGGTAAATTGGACAGTCTGTCAGAAGGGGCTGAAAATCTGTGAAGACCCAACTGATGTGGAAGATGCGAATGAGAGAGGACGTCCCCTCCACCCTCTATACCATCTATTCTCCTCAGCTTCCCAGGAGGTCTAAGTAAAGAGCGGCATTCTTCACCCATCCTTCTTCGATTGTCTATTGGCGACGAAGGGCGGGGCAGGTGTGGGAGTCCATGTTGATGCGGGAGGGAAAGAAGACTCTGTGGGGGATCTCTTCTACCCCGCAAGTCATGGTCTGATCTTGAGCCTTCGTGAAGAGAAGGAAAGGGGTTCTGGGAAGACAGGGGAGGAGTCTTCACCGCCGTGGATCTCACAGAGATCTTGCTCTTCTCCTTTTTAGTAGTGGTCAAATTGGAGGCATCTTTGACAGTCTTCAGCAGTTTggaagcagaggaagatgaagaatcTTTCTTCTTTGTCATCACACCCTCTGCCGTCTTTTTCTTCACCTTTACACCTTCACTCTTCACCTTCACACTCTCCGTCTTACCTTTAGTTTTACCATTTGAacccttctctttttttgttttatcagacACAGTCTTGGAAGTGGACTTGGTGGTGGTTTTAGAAAGCACACCTGTACTTTTGGAGGCTGAAGCTTTAGAAGGTGCTGCACCAGCGGAAGCCTTTGATGAGATGGGAGGTGTTTTCGATTGTGAAGACATTTCATCCATTGGCTCATCTCTGACAGGGGTGGCATCCCCTCTGTCCAGTGAGTGGTGTGAAGCTTCTCCTTCCTCCCCCgtcttcctttttattttctttgatctCATGAGTTTAGAGCTGGACTTGTTCCCTGTAGAAGATGATGTGGGTAAATAATGAGGAGGACCCCCTCTCTCGTCTCGTCCTCTTCGTCCCCTCCCCTGAGGTGAGTAATCTCTGGATGAGGGCATTTTCTCCCTCTCgccctctctgctgctgtggctcctgtgatgcatggatggatgctggGTGTCATAGTCTTTGTAGTATTTGTTGTACCAGTCTGTGTACTCCTTCTCCCATTGTCGGTACCGCTCTCTTTCCCAACGATCGTGGCCAGTGGGGCTGTGCCCTTTGAGGTCATAAGGAAGTAACTCTCGAGGGGGCAGCCTCCGCCCACCAGGGCTGCGGCTTCGAAAGCCACCAGGGGAACGGGACCGTGACCGGTAGGGTCCAGCCCCTTCAGCTCCTTCCCAGACTCGAAAGGGAGAACGTGGCGAACCAGACCGCCGGTAGCCAAAAGACCTTGAGCGGGAGCGTGACCTTGTCCGTGAGCGTCCATAACTGCGTCCGTTTCGTCTAGAGTAAGGGGAGCGTGTATAGGATCGGCCATGGGAACGTGAACGTGACCGACTTGGAGAAAAGGAGTAAGACCTGGATCTTGATCTGGATCTAGATCTTGATCTAGAGCGAGAATACGGAGAACGGCTGAATGGTGAGCGACTGTATGACCGGGacctaaaagaaaacatttccgAGGAACAAAGACAGAGGGCAATCTTTAAGAATATGTATTTTGCTAGGACACAGGTCAGTAAACTGTAGGGGTATAACGATTAATCAACTTAATCAATTAATTGAGTTGTATTCCTgaaatccaaccagatcaatctgtctgaggcaagttgttaatctaATTGACTTTACCATTAGAGAATCGTTTCAAAGtgcaataaatcaaacataTCGATATTTGAAAATTCCATTTGGATTAAGACGCAGTACGTTTCTTTTGccataacataaaaatgaccaagttccatcacagcagacagcacaaatgtgatgacagcaaaaaataaacgGTCCAtaattccagtccaatgtgtggaaacactttaaacttagaaaaaaagacatgtggccatacagtgtggtaaaatgttctaataatgttccctttggattattttgatgtggaaaaacaactgtGGGCTGAACTAAATTTAACCTAAAATGGGAATGGATTTGACAATAATTATTGTTTACTtgcttgtttgtacacataatGAATTTACACTTTATTATCTTACGAggaatacaaggaatctggaaaacttcacctgcactgttcagtaatcaggtgtttatctctgagtcacactggttgaatttttggcttaAGATGTCCTGGTTCAATTTTAGACAGTGAATCggattgtttaaaataaaccaaaaatcgACAGAATCTTATTAGCAACTACACATTATGATTTGAATTGAATCGatcatcaaatgaattgttacacccctagcaGTCACTCTAATTAGCATGACAAATGATTGCAGAGACAGCAAAATTCCTTCTAATAAGCCACTGAGACTTTAATTTCAGCATTAAACCAAGTTTATTATTAAACACCAGAATCAATTGTCAGTTAAAACTTACAAGAAattccaaaaaccaaaaaagtcttaaacgccacaaacaataaaaatcgtgtttttaatatttagcaATTAGTTTACTCTTAAAAAAAGAGATCAAAGGCCTTTTTTCTGAAGATCTACATTCATTATTtgcacaatacaaataatggaAATTTGAAGTTTAAGGTCActagttctttttttctccaatctTTACAAAGAAGGCAGCAATAAGCAGTTATATGGTATTGTGGCCCTTAATGTTGCTAACTTTAGGATTTTATTCACTATAAAATTAAACCTCTTGTGATCTTTAACTGTTATTTTAAACAGCATCTCTGTAGGTTTTTTTATGCTGTAATGACCCTTGTATGGACTCATTTCCATCAGAGTAATTTTACCAGAAAATCTTCAGATTTCAGTTACTGTATTTTCACAACTATAAGGCGCAGTTGAAAGTCTaaatttttctccaaaattgGGGTGCGCCTAATGTGTAGTTGTGGGGCGTAGAAAAAGGCGGCATGAGAAAGGGAGTGAGACTGAAGCTGCCATTTTACTGACTGGAATAGAAAGCAGGGCTAAGTCCCGAGTCCCCacaacattgtttacaaaatggctgaagccctgtttaaactgcagctatcagccacgtggattgatggatttttagatgctgttttatgattgaaaaaagaaatcaaaactaACTCAGATTTGCTTCTGCtggattttttaaacacacaccgagtgtctgtgtgtgtgcttgagCCGTCTCCTTGCTAGCCCGTGTTTAAGAAGGAGGAAAGCAGATGCACCCCGTGAGGAACAAGGTGGGGGGTCAGGCGCTGAGCTGCAAGTGAGTCTGTGAGCGCGCATTCAGTTTGTGTTACCCAGTTAGggagaacagtaaaaaaaaaaaaaaaaaaataataataatcaggtTTCCCCTAAAAGAACAGACTCGTTCTTTTATTGAaccactctggaggctctgatgGTCCGAACGGGGCGTTAACATGTCCGCGCCTTAACACTcggtgcgccttttgtatgtgtcaaagactgaaaaatcCCCCGTAACTGAGACCGTGCCCTATAACCCGGTGCACCCTATGGTcatgaaaatacggtaatttagcagactttttttaaataaaaaacagatttagccTCAAGCTAGTGCGGCAGATACAAATGACAATGTTACCTGGGGTAAGATGGCCTTCTTCTTTTTGGTGCATTTCTATACTTGATAAGCTCTTCATGAAAGTCTTTAGTAAACTCATCAAGTTTGGATGTAGctctaaacaaaaagaaacaacaaattaTTTATGTTTCCCTTGTATGGAAGCTACTAATTCTGACAACTATAATTGATATTGTGCACATTTTAGCAATAGTGATTATAGAGTAATACAAAACAACTAACTTGTCTTGTCTGTGGTGTCTTGGTCTGTAGAAATCCTCCTTAGAAAGCAGAGGCTGTGCCATAGGTGGTAAAGGGAGAAGAGGAGGCTGGGCACCAGGGGGAACCCAGGGAGGGTTTAGCACTGGAGGTCCAGGGGCAAATACAGGCTGGGGCTGGTAACTGATAATGGGTGGAGGGATAAGCCCGGGCCCAGAGCTGTACGGAGGTAGATACGGCTGTGTTGGGGGTGGGTAGAGGGGAGATGGGTAGACTTGAGGAGCAGGTACAGGAGGTAGAGGCGCCTGTAGGTGAGTCTGTTCCCCTCTGTTTCTGTTCctacaacaaataaaataaaaccaaaattttACAACAGAGCGTATGACACTGGATAATAGCAAGCATGTGGAATGGCCTTACCAGTGTCTGCCTCCACCTCTGTGGGACTGATTGTGTCGTGACTGGTGGCCTAGTGTTGCAGATAAACAGATGTCAGTAATCAAAGTTAGTATTTGCAGTAAACTCAAGATTTCATATTTCTTAAGTAAGCATCTCACCTGAGGAATGATGAGGCCTTGAAGGTGGAAGGTGACTAATAACTGGCAAATTGTATCtctgtataaaaacaaaaagtgaccaaaaaacattgaagacaAACTGAAATTGCGAGATGTGtttgaataattgatttaattccTTATcttgcatatttttttcagtaacATTCTAACCTAAAGCATAACTTGAGTAGGAATGTGCTCACCTGTGTTGCACTTTCTGATTTTCCTGAAGACTCCTGTTTCACAGCAGGCTCTGGATCAGCCTCATCAACTTCACTAGAGTAAAAGAGACACAAAAATCTCCTCAAGCCCAAGATCCTGTGTAAAATTCTTTCAGGGAGTAGAAAACCTAACTGCAACATACCCAGGTGGGGGTGGTTCTCCCTGGCTGCTGGAGTGCACTGGAGAATGGTGGTCAGAAACAGGTGCAGTAGCTGGAGAAGCATTTGGCTCTTCAGAGGCAGCCTCTGCATGAGGTGGACTCGGAGTTGAAGGAGAGAATGCAGAAGGAGTGCCAACGGGCAGGTTTTCCGTTTTGGGAGCTGTTGTGGCTGTACTTGTTGAAGGTGGGTTAGAGAAATTGGCCAGCAGAGGGTCCTGCTGCCTAGAATGAAGAGGCCTGACCAACTGGGGACGTGGTGGGGGAGGGACAGCCTGCTGGACTTGTTTGCGCCCATGTTTGGTGTATCCCGTCTCATTCTTGAAGTTGTTCACAGCCTGTAGAACAGAAAGAAGTATtacatttccaaaatgtttgtaaaaatccCTCCTGAAAAAAAGGTCATAGGAATACATCAATTTGTGACAGATTACCTGTCGAAGAAACTTGTTGGCAATCAGATTATCGGGTGAAACGTCAGACTGATTGCATGACGAGCAGATGTGCTCCTCTGAGTCCAACAATGCAGTTCGGATACCTGGAAACATATAATCTGATTTTAGAGGGAAGCTCCTTCATTCCTAAAGGATTCCAAGTGGTAAACTGCTTCCAAACCAATAGGGACTGCAACCAAATAACCCCTTTAATTCTAaagataaatgtaattttacacaaaaactaGGCAATAATCTAAATACTCACATTCATCACAGTAACTGTTTCCACAGCAGGGTATAACCACAGCATCTGTCATCAGATCATTGCAGATGGGGCACAGCAGTTCATCTGGGATTGGGTCTGTATCATCCTCGGATGACGATTGCTCATGTGGAACGAAAGGAGGACGCTCCTTCTTTCCTTGAGCATACGCCTCCCTGGCAAAGGAAATTTGGATGTATGAGACATTTCCTGCTAAAACCAATTCTGAATGTTTTGATGCACTCAATGTGCTACAGATCTGACATTTCACACATACGCATCAATGGCAGGTATGGCATATTCTCCAGTGCTGGTCAACATGGCTCCCTTGGTGCCGGGGTCAGCTTTCACCATGAAGCTCTGAGGGATGCCCTTACTGATTTTTACAGGTTTAGGACCGTCTGCGCTTTTGTCTTGCAcctagaaacatttttattagaagatatatttttacataaacaaaaatgtgcctttaaaaagaaaaaaagaaaaaaatcaaacagacaaaaacatgattaccaCTGGCAAAGGGCATTGACGAATGTAGTGACCCGCCTTTCCACAACGAAAGCAAGTATAGTGAGCAGGTGGGGGTCCAATTGCCTTCTTTGAGTAACTAAAGGAAATGTATCAAAAAGGTTATGTTGATCCCTTATACGCACgtttaaaaggcaaaaaggtGAGACGATTTAGCACGAAAAGACAAAATGTGTGACTACTGACTTTGCTGGGTCATAATCATGATTCGATTGAGTCATCATGGCTTTAATCTTGTCCTCCTCTGACGCATTTGCGTCAACCAGATTAGCGGTCTAAAAGTCAGCAGAGAAAATtgttaaaaaggattttttatttatttaaaagggaGGTTAGGGGAGGAGCATTCAAAAATAGACATTCTCTTCCAAAGTGACCATGTAAACAAAATACCTTGGCAAGCTGGGCAAGAGACAAAGAAGGAGAAGAATCCGTCTGCAGGAGAATCAGAGCATATAAAGTTAACGTTACCCGTTAGGCATCTAATGATAGATTAGAACTCAAGACGCTTCCTGTGTCCTTGCAACATGATTGCGAAGACAATCACGTCCTTGCAACATTATTACAGCCTTTGCTGTTCTATCAAATACAGCAATCAACCATTCAAACAATGACAGATCCTCATATAATCTGCATTTAACATTAAATCTTCATCTAGTTTAGCTGTTGATGTTCAAACAAAACTCAGGTTTGCTCAAACTGCATCTGCTTTAGTTAACataacagaaaagaaacactcTAAAAGgctaattgtaaaaaaaaaaacaaagtcacttAGAAGCTAATTTTTTTGCCTACAAAGATGACGGTACATGGTTATACC
The sequence above is a segment of the Oryzias latipes chromosome 1, ASM223467v1 genome. Coding sequences within it:
- the LOC101160962 gene encoding E3 ubiquitin-protein ligase RBBP6 isoform X2 encodes the protein MSCVHYKFSSKLDYNTVTFDGLHITLSELKRQIMARERLKATDCDLQITNAQTREEYTDDEAHIPKHASVIVRRTPLGGVKPAGRTFIVDRSDTSVVGSSRPTDSSPSLSLAQLAKTANLVDANASEEDKIKAMMTQSNHDYDPANYSKKAIGPPPAHYTCFRCGKAGHYIRQCPLPVVQDKSADGPKPVKISKGIPQSFMVKADPGTKGAMLTSTGEYAIPAIDAEAYAQGKKERPPFVPHEQSSSEDDTDPIPDELLCPICNDLMTDAVVIPCCGNSYCDECIRTALLDSEEHICSSCNQSDVSPDNLIANKFLRQAVNNFKNETGYTKHGRKQVQQAVPPPPRPQLVRPLHSRQQDPLLANFSNPPSTSTATTAPKTENLPVGTPSAFSPSTPSPPHAEAASEEPNASPATAPVSDHHSPVHSSSQGEPPPPGEVDEADPEPAVKQESSGKSESATQRYNLPVISHLPPSRPHHSSGHQSRHNQSHRGGGRHWNRNRGEQTHLQAPLPPVPAPQVYPSPLYPPPTQPYLPPYSSGPGLIPPPIISYQPQPVFAPGPPVLNPPWVPPGAQPPLLPLPPMAQPLLSKEDFYRPRHHRQDKATSKLDEFTKDFHEELIKYRNAPKRRRPSYPRSRSYSRSPFSRSPYSRSRSRSRSRSRSRSYSFSPSRSRSRSHGRSYTRSPYSRRNGRSYGRSRTRSRSRSRSFGYRRSGSPRSPFRVWEGAEGAGPYRSRSRSPGGFRSRSPGGRRLPPRELLPYDLKGHSPTGHDRWERERYRQWEKEYTDWYNKYYKDYDTQHPSMHHRSHSSREGEREKMPSSRDYSPQGRGRRGRDERGGPPHYLPTSSSTGNKSSSKLMRSKKIKRKTGEEGEASHHSLDRGDATPVRDEPMDEMSSQSKTPPISSKASAGAAPSKASASKSTGVLSKTTTKSTSKTVSDKTKKEKGSNGKTKGKTESVKVKSEGVKVKKKTAEGVMTKKKDSSSSSASKLLKTVKDASNLTTTKKEKSKISVRSTAVKTPPLSSQNPFPSLHEGSRSDHDLRGRRDPPQSLLSLPHQHGLPHLPRPSSPIDNRRRMGEECRSLLRPPGKLRRIDGIEGGGDVLSHSHLPHQLGLHRFSAPSDRLSNLPPMQVSRDLVRGDSDRSAIRPLMDIPKPMRRIKLNRDLGRRGSTEATSLDKAPFGLDKITNSTLDRSAASIVSEGNGVSPAGENERKDPSASVERPVSRDRPGAGGDKRHSSDIDRDRLSASERDRERPSTLERDRERPSTLERDRERPSILERDRERPSTLERDRERPSTLERDREKPSTSERERDRPSTSEKDRSATSERDRDRSSASERDRERSSTSEKDRERPTTSEKDRERPSASEKERERPPASERERDRPSASERDRDRLSASERDREKPSASERDRDRASGSGRDRERPSTAERDQDKSVSDRDQDKASASERGRDRSAFDKDRLVGSKEKDKVSSTGLEKAAVDRDKEVEKSAKPEKKNSNSGSGGGRSVCLDKMTIGEKSAITRRPSDHQERPSVSSKERGESSDKAAKSDSTSSDRTERSGLKGEKSSAPVREGVKDRQPMSVKSKPRLSRKALSSHAVSSTRPSQEKNQNSEKELKSVTSKPVKPPSSSPSSSPSVSPANLEPLIQPPPRSKWEKEDDEEGQEDVLPAAIKEPSPVKHRSQVREVLSEAAKPIRSEYREVSREERRGVGREEKKRKSARDEGKGVRTSQTDSSKQVKAKVTKDEGRGAKEEKKSSGREEERRGEREEGRGVTGKEERAVESRGGGQEGSRGPEPKRQRLCSDLTRETDEAAFVPDYSEGEGSEAEGGRSGRSISPSLSQLSVSQPSRSPTMSNHSSSATTTTTDKKKKKHKKHKKHKKHKKHSSQDKEGEPKTHKHKKKKHKKNKDKETEEDEKKMDKEEEVPPC